A single window of Gossypium arboreum isolate Shixiya-1 chromosome 13, ASM2569848v2, whole genome shotgun sequence DNA harbors:
- the LOC108463349 gene encoding F-box/LRR-repeat protein At3g59190-like: protein MAKQAKNEGVLDRISTLPDHILCHMLCFLPIKDAVRTSVLSPRWRYLFTFMSTLDLYDYRQFRGFTRRDFNDFKNFVDRLLLFPKQQVRLECFRVTENASDGDCPRLYGWICAVLSRGIKELVVSYGKTLRLPTLLFTCQSLVTLELDIPGDMKIPPDVSLPNLKSLNLSNFLFSDGLIFKLVSSCHVLEELYMEFVKLGSNITEVNIHNLSLKRMTLEFVLVNRDKDYKMVINAPNLEYFKIYDMLADGYRVSSMNSLEHANIKVHQCPEYAIYDVNRERAATNLLQAICNVKCLYLLITHAETLIPMGPEPVFAFHKLVQLKFVNETEAWVGTWILEFLHCVPNLEILHLALDAASEGIKPLAENVPSCVSFHLTEIRISRFVGDEPMFQMISFFLKHATVLETLIIAMKYLTEKEELSITKRLLELPRNSRSCQVITE, encoded by the exons ATGGCGAAGCAAGCAAAAAACGAGGGCGTCCTAGACAGGATCAGTACTTTGCCTGATCATATTCTTTGTCACATGTTGTGTTTCCTTCCCATCAAAGATGCAGTTCGAACCTCTGTTCTTTCACCTAGGTGGAGATATCTCTTTACTTTTATGTCCACCCTGGATTTATATGATTATCGTCAATTTCGAGGTTTCACTCGTAGAGATTTTAACGATTTCAAGAACTTTGTTGATAGACTATTGCTTTTCCCCAAGCAGCAGGTACGTTTAGAATGCTTTAGGGTGACTGAGAATGCATCTGACGGTGATTGTCCACGCCTTTATGGTTGGATATGTGCCGTATTAAGCCGTGGAATTAAGGAACTTGTGGTAAGCTATGGAAAAACCCTCAGGTTGCCAACTCTTCTGTTTACTTGCCAGTCATTGGTGACACTGGAATTGGATATACCTGGTGACATGAAGATTCCACCTGACGTTTCTTTACCAAATCTGAAATCTCTAAATCTCTCAAATTTCTTATTTTCAGATGGTTTAATTTTTAAGCTAGTTTCTAGTTGCCATGTACTTGAAGAGTTGTATATGGAGTTTGTGAAATTGGGTAGCAACATAACTGAGGTGAATATCCATAATCTTTCACTTAAGAGAATGACTTTAGAATTCGTATTGGTTAACAGAGATAAGGATTATAAGATGGTGATTAATGCTCCAAATCttgaatatttcaaaatttatgacATGCTAGCTGATGGCTATCGTGTGAGTAGCATGAATTCTCTAGAACATGCTAATATTAAAGTCCATCAATGTCCTGAGTACGCAATATATGATGTGAACCGTGAACGTGCTGCTACTAATCTTCTTCAAGCAATTTGCAATGTGAAGTGTTTATATTTACTCATTACGCACGCTGAGACG CTTATTCCAATGGGTCCTGAACCAGTGTTTGCATTTCACAAGCTTGTTCAACTGAAATTTGTTAATGAAACTGAAGCCTGGGTAGGAACGTGGATTTTGGAGTTCCTGCATTGCGTGCCTAATCTAGAGATCCTTCACTTAGCTCTG GATGCTGCATCGGAAGGAATCAAGCCTCTAGCAGAGAATGTGCCTTCTTGTGTGTCATTTCACCTCACAGAGATTAGAATTTCACGATTCGTTGGAGACGAACCTATGTTCCAAATGATCAGTTTTTTCCTGAAGCATGCAACAGTTCTGGAGACACTCATAATAGCAATGAAATACCTGACAGAAAAAGAAGAACTGAGTATCACcaaaagattattggagttaccAAGGAATTCAAGGAGTTGTCAAGTTATCACTGAATAA